The window AGGACTAGGCCTGTGGCACACCTGATACATGAGCAAAGTTGACATGATGCAGATTATCCTTCTATCCTCAGGGCAAAAACACTGTTTCTATGAAACAAGATTCAGTACACGCACAAGGCAGCGTTGTGGTGCTGTGGTAGGATACTGCCTTCCTCAGGGGAGCTTCTCTTTTTGGAGCAGGAGTTTGACGGGATTCTTCGATTTGTACATTGCTGTGAGGCGTCTTCTGGGGGAAACTTTTGTTGGAAGACCGGCCAAGCAGACGGGGAGGACCTCTAAGTTCAGGGGGGATGTGCGGAGAACGGCGAGACCTTTTTAACGGAGGAGTTGCACAGTCCGTTTGGGTTGTAGAGTCATGCTTTTTCGAAAACATTCACGGAACCCTCTGAGGGGGGCAGTGTGGCCCTCACAGAGTCAACATCAGGTAAGAGCTGTGCCGTGGCACAGAAAGCTGCTTCATACAGCCCAAATGCCTGCTCCGCAGCTGTGGAAGCATTTGCTGCATCAATCcgctgacataaaaaaaaaaaaaaaatgcaaataagatgttataattttatatcatatattataatatacatGTATTTATACATTTCAATTAATTCAAATGATGTCGGTCAAAAGCTCTGAAACACAACTTGCTATTGATCAatctaaaatgaataaatgagaCACAGATGAAAGCTGTTACAAATGGACAAAGACTAAAATCATggaaataaacaatagtttgacaAACAATATTGAGTTAAGATTGTAAAGAATCTAGGCAGTGAAAAAAGATCAATGACTTTCAATTAAAAACGCTGAAGCTGGGTAATTTGGGAGGTAGAAGCATTCCAAGTGCTCTCCATCTTGTAGCTACTCactttgaaaatatatatatacagtggggagaactgagtagtatttgatacactgctgattttgcaggttttcctacttacaaagcatgtagaggtctgtaatttttatcataggtacacttcaactgtgagagacggaatctaaaacaaaaatccagaaaatcacattttatgatttttaaataattaatttgcattttattgcatgacataagtatttgatcacctaccaaccagtaagaattccggctctcacagacctgttagtttttctttaagaagccctcctgttctccactcattacctgtattaactgcacctgtttgaacttgttacttgtataaaagacacctgtccacacactcaaacagactccaacctctccacaatggccaagaccagagagctgtgtaaggacataagggataaaattgtagacctgcacaaggctgggatgggctacaggacaataggcaagcagcttggtgagaaggcaacaactgttggcgtaattattagaaaatggaagaagttcaagatgacggtcaatcttcctcggtctggggctccatgcaagatctcacctcgtggggcatcaatgatcatgaggaaggtgagggatcagcccagaactacacggcaggacctggtcaatgaccttaagagagctgggaccacggtctcaaagaaaaccattagtaacacactacgccgtcatggattaaaatcctgcagcgcacgcaaggtccccctgctcaagccagcgcatgtccaggcccgtctgaagtttgccaatgaccatctggatgatccagaggaggaatgggaaaaggtcatgtggtctgatgagacaaaaatagagctttttggtctaatcTCAACCgtccgtgtttggaggaagaagaaggatgagtacaaccccaagaacaccatcccaaccgtgaagcatggaggtggaaacatcattctttggggatgcttttctgcaaaaggGACAGGatgactgcaccgtattgaggggaggatggatggggccatgtatcgcgagatcttggccaacaacctccttccctcagtaagagcattgaagatgggtcgtggctgggtcttccagcatgacaacaacctgaaacacacagccatggcaactaaggagtggctccgtaagaagcatctcaaggtcctggagtggcctagccagtctccaaaCCTGAAtcaaatctttggagggagctgaaagtccgtattgcccagcgacagccctgaaacctgaaggatctggagaaggtctgtatggaggagtgggccaaaatccctgctgcagtgtgtgcaaacctggtcaagaactacatgaaacgtatgatctctgtaattgcaaacaaaggtttctgtaccaaatattaagttctgcttttctgatgtatcaaatacttatatcatgcaataaaatgcaaattaattacttaaaaagcatacaatgtgattttctggatttttgttttagattccgtcacttacagttgaagagtacctatgatataaattacagacttctacatgcttcgtaagtgggaaaacctgcaaaatcagcagtgtatcaaatacttgttctccccactgtatagtGGTCTGTTCAAAAATATTAAGACTAAATAAGAACAATCAAATGGCCATCTTCTCCTCCCAAAGAAAGTCCCTCTCATCTTTAATGGCTATGTAAAGTACAGATCTGGTCTTTAGATACTGTATTTTATCAAAACTGGATGATGGGACAGAattaataaagataaatatgaCATTTGTTGATCAAATACCATAGTAATTGATAAAAAGCAAACCATTAACAATGTTACTGTCTTCTCACTTAGTACATATTGAAATGGAATACAAGAAACTATAAAGAGTTTGATATCCAGTATACTGTAATAAGTGTTGGCACTTTGAATTGTCTTTTCAAAATgttgacaaaatattttaataagcCACTTTAATTccactgtctccctctcctggCTAAAGTGGGAAGAAGGTTTAAGGTGGCACTGGTGATGGTAACCATCTTTAATCAACAATGTAATTTCATGATTTTTAATTGGTTAGCTCACTTTCATGAATGGACTTGGTTAATACTGGGCAGCACATTCAAAGAAATAAATTATCTACAGCTCTCTTACAGCAGTGCAATATCAATACAGGTGTAGCTTATCAATTCTCCCCAGCAGAGAGGGTGAACCAGCTGTGAGggatgtttgtcatttttatatccAAATAGCTGAATTTTAGCCACTAGGTTCAACAAGACAAGCCTGGCTATTCTGCTAATACATCATATAATTCATTGGCATGTTGATACATTTTTATAACAGTCACCTCACTACCACTCCAGGCATGGCCATCCCTCAGGTTCTTCTCCATATATCCCATCTTCTTCAAAAAACATGTCATCATCAGGCTCCTCCTGTTGGCCCCGAAAACAAAAAGTGATTTGTTGAAACCAATGGTCCAATGATAGAAAATGCCGGTATCACCTTACATCAACAGCCATCAGCGTCTACAAactttaatattttaaaggacaattctggtcgatttcaacacgtagctctgttgtttgtggtCACGGAGTGCTgtaatcggtgttgcctacaccgagtTATGCTCCTGCTACAGTTCGCACCCAGGCGGCTGAAacggggcaggttttaaacatgctttttacagggtatagggtttgaccatgtcctggatgtatgctggggctgatcTGTTCGTGGCCCTCTATGtaagtactagtgtcttgaagcggatgcgggcagcaattggtaaccagtgaagagagcggaggagcggtgtagtgtgagagaacttttggcctcttaacatgttcaagatgtcattacaagtgcctagcCATGTGAAccgattccttccgagtgaacacagtgaatatgactgcagtagatgtgaaagaaatgcatacaagttgtgctaattcagccagtgcacatacctccgTTTAGTTCCGGTGAAGTCCACAcaagtcgattgtcgaactcatacaatccaatattcccaAACTTAttttttccaccaaaaaaaATTGGTCACGAATTGCTGTGGTTATGTCACTGACCCAATCTCGTCGTTATCCCAAAGCTCCGTCTTTGTCTGTCAGCTGACAGTCTCCACTGTTGCGTAGTTACCCATGATCACGCGTAAGAACTCAAGCCTTGTTGGAGCTGTGCAGGCTCAGTTGTGATGTCAGGCGACGGCCCACTATGTTGATACATAGTCATTACTATGGACATAACCACGGCAATTCGTGACCACCTGTTTTTTGGTGGAAAAAATAagttttggaatattggattgtatgagttcgacaatcgacttgTGTGGACTTCGCCGGAACTAAAcggaggtatgtgcactggctgaattagcacaacttttatacatttctttcacatctactgcagtcatatTCACTAttttcactcggaaggaatcacttcacatggccaggcacttgtaatgacatctcgaacatgttaagaggctaaaagcacgtttaaaacctgccccgtTTCAACCGCCTGGGTGCGAACTGTAGCAGGAGCATAactcggtgtaggcaacaccgattattTTCGGTTTTCTCGTTACTGACAGCACTCCGTGaccacaaacaacagagctacgcgTTGAAagcgaccggaattctcctttaacaggTGAAAGTATTAGtacaaaatgacaataaaaaatggACTGGAATATATAAAGCACAATACAGTGAATagcaaacaacacacaaatataATTCAGCATATTTTTCCACTGTAAGAGTGGTCCTGTGGTACTTTCTCCAGCAGCGACTGACTCCGATTTTGGAAAATATCCAAATTGCTGGATGATTTATATGGTTCCTCTTAATGAAGCCTTTCACATGGAGGATGCAACAATGCTCTGGCACTCACCTGTGGGACCTGACATGTGTTATAAGTAGTTCCTGGGAATGGAACATGGTCCATTCCTGTAGACATGTCAACAATGACCTCATCTTGATGCATAGGGATGGGTGGGTCCCCGCGCACCTGTAGGGCCAGGACAATAACCGTTGTGTTGTCTGCACGGAGCATGCGTTGTTTCCAAAACAGTAGGGCTGTGCATCCCAGCCGGCAGGCGCAAGACATTCCCTTTGGTCCCTGGAagcaaaaacgttaaaaaaaagaaaaaaaaaagaaaaaagaaaattaatgaTTTCATGAAATCCGGTAAATTCTAAGCTTCCTGGCTTCAACAAGTGTGAAGATAAATACTCCTACTGCTACTATTTTCAAGCTGTCGATATTATAactactgtaaataaataaaaaaaatcacattccaTACTACGGGATTGTGAACCACTTCTCATGAGAAGCTGTATTTCTCGTACAATTACAGTACGTACCACCATTTTGTCGTGGCTAGAACACATATTGACCGCATTATTGGGTGGCATCATATTCCACAGTCCGTCACTGCCGAGGATGATGTAGCGATGCCGTTTGGGGTCAAGCGTCATCACGGTGGTGTCGGGCTCTGGAGAAACCACAAACTCCCCGCTGTAGAAATCGTAGCTCCATAGATCACCTTTCAACAGATAGGGAAATATTATCActtttggagcaataactcaacaaaaatgaTTGATTACAAAACACCCAGTATAACTGTATGGACACTGATCCTGACAAACAAGAATGTTATCTTTACCGAGGGACCGGGCCACAGCAAGGAAGGGGATCTGGTCAATGACTGTACTCCTCCTCACAGGGCCGTTATGGGTCAGCCTGGGTCTCTTCCACACAACACGGTTCACCCCAGATTTCTTCATTACACTACAGTTACAAGAATAACACAGCGTACTTCAACACAAAGGCAAGTTTTCAAGCTTGACAGGACATACAGCGATGATGAAAGGGACAAGTGCAAGAAACTATCTGCCCCTCCATGTGATGTTCTTTGGCTGTTTGACATAGCCCCCTGACCTTATAATAAAACTCAATCTTGAAAAATGTCCTGTTCACCAACTCACCTGCCACCCAGTCGTTCAatcctttgtttttctttaggaaGTTCAGGTTTATGGTCTTGTGTTATTTCAAGTGCCTGGAGCCTGATATCAGAGTCATTTTCTTGCACGCCAACCACTACTGCCGAATCCCCTACATGGGCAACGTACATGTGAACTCCACGGATCACAATCACGCTGGCTGTGGTGCCTGATGTACTGGGCAGGCCAGTAATAGTCTTTGGCCATTCCGCTGTAAGGGCAAAAGATCGATAAAAAGGAAAATGATGGTTACTTACTGATCATTATGGTAAAAGTTTGTAAGGGAAACACTGTTGGTAGTATCAGTAAGGGCAGTAACACAATGCCAAAGTG is drawn from Sander vitreus isolate 19-12246 chromosome 13, sanVit1, whole genome shotgun sequence and contains these coding sequences:
- the LOC144527849 gene encoding protein phosphatase 1D-like; translation: MDEGIIFRMSAYSVQGGRKYMEDVVDIRIEYEPTQSPSPGEDDPKSQGHGGQGKAESEPTKQTENETRDQNVAAESVPVSAMWVESLSNEDSGNNSAPVSEEKVAGQAVDTRRSVAFFAVFDGHGGREAAHFARENLWELLKRQRGFWSKDHSEVCAALKKGFIACHHAMWKELPEWPKTITGLPSTSGTTASVIVIRGVHMYVAHVGDSAVVVGVQENDSDIRLQALEITQDHKPELPKEKQRIERLGGSVMKKSGVNRVVWKRPRLTHNGPVRRSTVIDQIPFLAVARSLGDLWSYDFYSGEFVVSPEPDTTVMTLDPKRHRYIILGSDGLWNMMPPNNAVNMCSSHDKMVGPKGMSCACRLGCTALLFWKQRMLRADNTTVIVLALQVRGDPPIPMHQDEVIVDMSTGMDHVPFPGTTYNTCQVPQEEPDDDMFFEEDGIYGEEPEGWPCLEW